CCGGGGCCTCGCATAACCTCCTGCATATTGCCCGACCGGTGGATGAAAAGACCGGCAGGGTAAAATCCTCGATTACCGTGGAGGAAATCCGCAAGGCTGGTCATTTCTTTTCCCAGACCTCAGGTGGTGGCAATTGGCGGATCGTCATCCTCGATCCTGCCGACGACATGAACCGCAATGCGGCCAATGCCATTTTGAAAGTGCTGGAAGAGCCGCCGAAACGGTCGCTGTTTCTGGTCCTGTCCCATGCGCCCGGCAAGCTTTTGCCCACCATTCGCTCACGCTGCATGCCGCTGAAATTACAAACGCTTGGCGTGGACGATCTGGCCAGCGCGCTGGCGCATCTGGGGGTCTCGCCACCTGTGGAGCAGATGGCGGCGCTTTCTGATCTCTCCAAGGGCAGCGTGTCGCAGGCGTTGAAACTGATCAACTATGGCGGCATGGAAATCATTGCTGCCTTCAATGCTATCCTTGCCAGTGAAGGCCCGGCGGCGCGAAAGCAGATGCACAAGCTGGCTGATGCGCTGTCAGCCAAGGACAGCGACGTTATCTACCACTTCTTTATCGAGCACCTGTCCGAATTCCTGATGGACAATGCGCGGCAGGTGGCGATGGCGGGTGATCTTGCCCGGGCCGAGCGGCTATCGCGGCTTTCCAGCGCCATCATTGAAAAGCTTGGTGTGGCCGGGGCCTATAACCTCGACCGTAAGCAGACGCTGCTGGAAATTCTTGGCGAGGTCGCGGCTGTATAAGCGGTTCCTACAACGAGATCAATTTCGCCGCGACGATCACCAGAATGAGGGCGAGGATAATTCTCACTGCCTTTTCCGGCAGGCGTGGTGCGGCATAGCTGCCCAACACGATACCGGGGATGGAGCCGATCAGCAGTGAGCCCAGCAGCACCCAGTTGACATCGCCGATCACCCAATAGCCGATACCGCCGATCAGCGTCAGCGGAATGGCATGGGCAATATCTGAGCCGACAATGTCGTTGATGGTGGAGCGGGGATAGAGAAACAGCAGCACGGTCACGCCGATGGCCCCAGCACCGACCGATGTCAGCGTGACGACGGCACCCAGAACCAGGCCAAGAACGAAGGTGCCGATTGCAATGGTGCGTGGGCTTGGGCTGCGGTGGGACTTGAGCCAGTTCATTTCATATCGCACCAGCAGATCCCGAAACAGCAGGATCATCGCTGTCATCATCAGCATGATGCCGAGGCTGGTTGTCAGTAGATCAACGGAATGGGCGCTCTTGCGGTCAACGCCGCTCATCAGCCACAGGGTCAGGCCCGTCGCGGGAACGCTTCCCAACGCCAGCAGGCCGACCAGCCGCCAGCGGATATGGCCGTGGCGATGATGCACAGCGGCACCCGCCATCTTGGTCACGGCGGCATAGAGCAGATCAGTCCCTACGGCGGTTGCCGGATGAACGCCGAACAACAGCACC
The Allorhizobium ampelinum S4 genome window above contains:
- a CDS encoding DNA polymerase III subunit delta' — translated: MEKPGLLDGAIAPFANDRMFGHGAAEQFLASSYQSGKLHHAILIEGPEGIGKATLAFRFAHHVLSHPDPASAPFVIADPDPNSLVGRQIASGASHNLLHIARPVDEKTGRVKSSITVEEIRKAGHFFSQTSGGGNWRIVILDPADDMNRNAANAILKVLEEPPKRSLFLVLSHAPGKLLPTIRSRCMPLKLQTLGVDDLASALAHLGVSPPVEQMAALSDLSKGSVSQALKLINYGGMEIIAAFNAILASEGPAARKQMHKLADALSAKDSDVIYHFFIEHLSEFLMDNARQVAMAGDLARAERLSRLSSAIIEKLGVAGAYNLDRKQTLLEILGEVAAV
- a CDS encoding sulfite exporter TauE/SafE family protein, whose product is MSLSGFVVGCLVGITGVGGASLMTPLMVLLFGVHPATAVGTDLLYAAVTKMAGAAVHHRHGHIRWRLVGLLALGSVPATGLTLWLMSGVDRKSAHSVDLLTTSLGIMLMMTAMILLFRDLLVRYEMNWLKSHRSPSPRTIAIGTFVLGLVLGAVVTLTSVGAGAIGVTVLLFLYPRSTINDIVGSDIAHAIPLTLIGGIGYWVIGDVNWVLLGSLLIGSIPGIVLGSYAAPRLPEKAVRIILALILVIVAAKLISL